CGGTACATCATCAGCGGAAAGCACCATAAAAATACGTTTGGTGCTTATCTTTTTAAGCGCATTGGCCAACGTGCTTTTAACCCCCGCGGTCTGTCTATCCGATTCCTTGCCACTGATAAAAGCGTCTGCCATTGCTCTGGACGTTGTATTTGAATTTAAAAATGCGGTTAGACTATCCGTGTCCAATAGCTGGTAAATGGCAATCAGATGTGGTAATGTGCAGTATTGGGGATAGGATGTACTCAGTTTCCAAATCAATCCTCCTATAAGTCCTTCTGCAGCATCATTGAAGAATTTACTCGTTCCCGTACTGCCAGATTCTTTCTGCTCCAATAGGTTTTCGATAAGCACCCTTGCTACTTCATTCACACTTTCCTCATCCTGCATATATTGGGGCGCAATGGGGTTCACACGGTCAAAAATCTCATCAAAGGAGATGATCCGAAATTCTATCTGCTTTTTTTCAAACAATGGATATGCCATTTCGGTAATTTCAAAGTGCTTGTAATCGTGGATCAAGCCACAAAATGAGTGGGAACTGAAATGTGATAAAAAGTTGTAAACCACACTTTCCGTCTTCCCACTTCCAGCAGATCCAATGACGGAAGCTCCACGTTTGATATTGTTGATTTTAAACGGCCTTCCCTTTGTCTTAAAATGAACCTGGTATTTATCATGCAGGTTCCGTGATTGATTGCCTTTGTGAAGAAATACATAGCATACCGTATTTATCAAAAGTAGCGGACAAAATAAGGTAAGTAGATAAAATATGAAGTCTGAATTCGTTTCAAAATAAAACAATATTGCAAAGCAGCTAATCAGTAGTACGACATTTATAAAAAAAGCAAATCGTGTCAGTTTAAACAGCGCATAGAAAAAAAAGCTTATACCAACAATCAATGTTATTATTACTGTTAAACTTGGTGTACCCATAACTCTAAATTCCTATTGAACCCGATTTAATGGCCACTTCAACCCCCCTTTTTAAATATCGAATGGTTTTCAATGCAACTTGAACCTTATTGGTGGGAAGGCTTGCAATGGGCACACCCGATTTCCCAAGAATCTTAAAGGCTATGACTTTTTGGCTTGCTGGCAGACCCAATAAAACTGAAAAATACAGCTTTGGATTTTTGATAAAATCCTTTTTCGATTGATAGGATTCGGCATAGTTACGTTTATAACCAAAAGTGGCATCGAAAGTTTTTTCAGCTTTGGCAAAAAATGAGTCCCTATCGAAGCCACGCTTTACCATTTTTCCATTCATCATTACTTCTGATGATCTATATTTACTTCCCGGTGAAAGGCTCACGGAATTGGAAGTATCCTTCCGACTGACTATGATGTGAATGTGGCTTTGGTTTCCCTCTTTCTGCATTCCCTGGACGATCCGTTTCCCATTTTGTTGGTGTGGCGCGCTGGCCTCAAGTTTAGCTATTTCTGATTTTAATTGTTTGATATTTCCAGTGAGCTGGCCGTTTTCTATCTTCCATAGCTCCTTTTTTAATTTAAGTATTTTGGTCGCGAAGGGTTGGTTCTCCCTCACCTGCCTATCCGTTCCCTTAAAGGTTCTTTGGTGTTCAATCTTCGCGAAGTATTTTATGTCATCAACGGTAATCGGTTTCCCATTTATCTCACGATTGAAGGAACTGGCGTAATCTTTCATTATGGCTCTGGTATATCGTTTCAAGTCCTCACTGCTATTCTGCAATTTTCTCAACTCATACTTACTTGGATTTATGGTAATCGAATAAAATTTGGGTTCCACTTTTTTGAGTTTTGCCGTATTGTTATCAATCTCTTTGATGACGTTTTCTGCACTGATTTCATCGCCATATTGATTGAAGAAATGTTCCATTCCTGCTTGTCCGTCAGGCAGGTCATCCTTTTCCAAACCTTGGTTTTCCTTCTCCAGATACTCTACAAATTCCGCAGCACTTTGTGCATAGGTCTTACCCAATTTCTGGGCTGTTATTGTGATATACATTTATAATGGTTTTATAGTTCGTTATTGGTATGTTTCTTCTCTTGGAATCGTATTTCATTCTTTCTAATCGGAATCTCCTTTTCCAAAATGAGTGGCTTCTTGGTAGGTTCCAATTCTTCAAAAAGCGATTGCATCATTGCGACCGTAGGCTTGGTTTGGTTCTTTTCTATGTGCTTCATAATGGCAATGACCCCATTGATCCTTTTCTTTATCAAAGCTTCCAATGTCTGCATTTTAGGCCCGATGGATTCATTTGGCGAAATCCCGTTATCCTCAAAAAAGTCAAGCATCAGAAGCAAGGCCATTGACTGGGATTTGGACATTTTTTTGCAAAACCGTCTGAATTTAACAGCCACGATCGTCTTGATTTTCAAGGTCTCAAACCGTTCTTTTTCATATCCTTTATCCATTCTTTTTAGTAAAAAAATTTCCTGTTTTATTGCGCCGACGTGTGTTTTTAGTAAAAAATAATCCCGAAATCCAAATATTCGAAAAGGAATCAATTTCAACGGCTTGATTTTTAATTGTTTGCAAAACCACAAATATCGAAACATCGCGCCAGCGTGTTACCCTCTTGCTATTCCTTTTCGTCCAGCTCGCAGGACCAAAAAAAATACCATTACCTCTGAATGTAATGGCTTATTTACTGACTGAAATGAGATTTGAATTTTTTAAGATTTTAAAAATGAAATTTTGTAAGTATTACCAAAGAAGAAATAGAATTATTGAGAAAAATGGAATCCGCTTAAAAACAAAGACCCTTGAAAATTCAAAGGTCTTGTGCTTTTTTCGTTTTTAAGATTTAAATGACAAATACAACATCATAGCTGTAAAGATTTCGCTGTGCTTCCTCTTCCAGCATCGTATCAAAATCAATGTGATTTTCATCGGCGTACCTTCGGATATCATCCCCAAACCGTTCCTCGATTTCCTTTTTGGAGTTTTCAAGAAGTTGGTTTTGGGTCTCCTCGTTCAAGTTTGAATAATTAAGATAAATCATAGCTTACATTTTAAAATCTTAATATTCACTTGGCAACAAGAGCGTGTTATCGATAAAATAAAGCCGGAGTTCATCCAATGGAAAATCCGTTGCCCTGTATTTATGGGTTTCCAAAATAGTTCCATTTCCATCGCCATAAGTGATGGTCGCCTCGCAACCCATTTTTTGCTGTTCCTCTTCCGGTAACCTTTTAAAATCAATGGTTATAAAATAGCTTTTCTTTAGTAAACTTTTAGCAATTATAGAAGTATCCGTGACCAACCAAAAACATTCAGCGGCTTCCACCAAATACTTAATTCCGTTGGTAAATCGGGTGCGTGTCAGTGGGATTTGATAGAACATATCCGTTCCAGAAAAATGTTGCAATCCCTGTTTTATTTCGTTAACTTGTGCTTTACTCATTCGCGAGTATTTATTTTGGTATTCGTGAATCTGTGATTTCATTGTTGAATTTTTTTAGAAGTTAATAATGAATAAGAGGGCGCTACTTTCGACGGGAACGCCCTCTTAAATTTTACCGCTGTT
The Aequorivita iocasae genome window above contains:
- a CDS encoding type IV secretory system conjugative DNA transfer family protein, yielding MGTPSLTVIITLIVGISFFFYALFKLTRFAFFINVVLLISCFAILFYFETNSDFIFYLLTLFCPLLLINTVCYVFLHKGNQSRNLHDKYQVHFKTKGRPFKINNIKRGASVIGSAGSGKTESVVYNFLSHFSSHSFCGLIHDYKHFEITEMAYPLFEKKQIEFRIISFDEIFDRVNPIAPQYMQDEESVNEVARVLIENLLEQKESGSTGTSKFFNDAAEGLIGGLIWKLSTSYPQYCTLPHLIAIYQLLDTDSLTAFLNSNTTSRAMADAFISGKESDRQTAGVKSTLANALKKISTKRIFMVLSADDVPLNINSQDKPTVIAVVNNPKYETAYSPIIATIIHTITKQMSVRNSKPSFLLMEEAPTIRLLNMHRIPATLRSYDIATIYVMQDKIQNDMMYGDKASKAILSNLSYQFFGKVNDPDTAKYYERFFEIVKKETTSVNRGHNLNFDTRITTGEREVSKIRADVFFRLKQGEFITFADGEDKKVQFKLSKIERRLPIKRNNYTDADLEENFERVYREARSIFKN
- the mobB gene encoding MobB family relaxase, translated to MYITITAQKLGKTYAQSAAEFVEYLEKENQGLEKDDLPDGQAGMEHFFNQYGDEISAENVIKEIDNNTAKLKKVEPKFYSITINPSKYELRKLQNSSEDLKRYTRAIMKDYASSFNREINGKPITVDDIKYFAKIEHQRTFKGTDRQVRENQPFATKILKLKKELWKIENGQLTGNIKQLKSEIAKLEASAPHQQNGKRIVQGMQKEGNQSHIHIIVSRKDTSNSVSLSPGSKYRSSEVMMNGKMVKRGFDRDSFFAKAEKTFDATFGYKRNYAESYQSKKDFIKNPKLYFSVLLGLPASQKVIAFKILGKSGVPIASLPTNKVQVALKTIRYLKRGVEVAIKSGSIGI
- a CDS encoding BfmA/BtgA family mobilization protein; protein product: MDKGYEKERFETLKIKTIVAVKFRRFCKKMSKSQSMALLLMLDFFEDNGISPNESIGPKMQTLEALIKKRINGVIAIMKHIEKNQTKPTVAMMQSLFEELEPTKKPLILEKEIPIRKNEIRFQEKKHTNNEL
- a CDS encoding DUF6876 family protein; amino-acid sequence: MKSQIHEYQNKYSRMSKAQVNEIKQGLQHFSGTDMFYQIPLTRTRFTNGIKYLVEAAECFWLVTDTSIIAKSLLKKSYFITIDFKRLPEEEQQKMGCEATITYGDGNGTILETHKYRATDFPLDELRLYFIDNTLLLPSEY